From Ndongobacter massiliensis:
GGAGCAATCCGGCAGGGGAAGACCCTGTCATCGTAGCATGAATCCATAGTGTTACGAGGGGAGACCCGGGGAACTGAAACATCTCAGTACCCGGAGGAAAAGAAAGAAACATCGATTCTCTCAGTAGCGGCGAGCGAACGGGGAACAGGCCAACGGTGCATACGCACAACCGGCAGTCAGTCGAAGTCTTTTGGAAAAAGACACCAAAGAAGGTGAAAGTCCTGTAGACGAAGACAAGCGGTTGGCAGCACGAACGAGTAGCGTCGGACACGAGAAATCCGGCGTGAATACGGGAGGACCTCCTCCTAAGCCTAAATACGACCATGTGACCGATAGTGAACAAGTACCGTGAGGGAAAGGTGAAAAGAACCCCGCAAGGGGAGTGAAATAGAATCTGAAACCTTGTGCTTACAAGCAGATAGAGCCTTCGTAAGAGGGTGATATCGTACTTTTTGTAGAACGGGCCAGCGAGTGATCTTTCCAAGCAAGGTTAAGCCCTAGAGGGGCGTAGCCGGAGGGAAACCGAGTGTGAACAGCGCGCAGAGTTTGGGAGGATCGACCCGAAACCAGGTGATCTATCCATGAGCAGAGTGAAGTTGAAGTAAAATTCAATGGAGGCTCGAACCGGGTACGGTTTAAAACGTATCGGATGACTTGTGGATAGGGGTGAAAAGCCAATCGAACCTGGAGATAGCTGGTTCTCCTCGAAATAGCTTTAGGGCTAGCCTTACGTGTAAGATCCCAGGGGGTAGAGCACTGAATGGTCGCGGGGCGCGATGCGTTACCAACACCTATCAAACTGCGAATCCCTGCGGATTATCCGTAGGAGTCAGACAGTGAGGGATAAGCTTCATTGTCGAAAGGGAAACAGCCCAGACCGCCGGTTAAGGTCCCCAAGAGGTGTTCAGTGGGAAAGGATGTAATTCTACACAGACAACCAGGATGTTGGCTCAGAAGCAGCCATCCATTTAAAGAGTGCGTAATAGCTCACTGGTCAAGTGGAGTCGCGCCGAAGATACACGGGGCTAAACACCGCACCGAAGCCGCGGGATTGATCGAGACAAGAAGGAAGCATCAAGAAAGCTTGGAGATTGGATTGGAAGTACGCAAACGAAGAGAAAAGACATTGAAAAAAGCAGGTTGTCCTTGAAGAAGGATACAGAAACTTTCAATGCAATTTCACAAAGAATTGGTGATTCCTTTTTGTCTTGACAATCGGTAGAGGAGCATCGTGTTTGCGCCGAAGCGGGTCGGGGAACCGTCCGTGGAGCGAACACGAGAGAGAATGCTGGCATGAGTAGCGAGAAGGTGAGTGAGAATCTCACCCGTCGAAAGCCGAAGGATTCCTGAGCAAGGCTCGTCCTCTCAGGGTTAGTCGGGACCTAAGCCCAGGCCGAAAGGCGTAGGCGATGGATATCCGGTGGAGATTCCGGAACTGGGAAAGTTCGTTTGAGAGAAGTGTTGACGCAGAAGGATAGGAGAGGCGCACGGAAGGTAGGGTGCGTCCAAGGGGGTAGGTAGGCAGGATAGGCAAATCCGTCCTGCTGGTACTGAGACCTGATGGGGATCGAAAAATAAGTAGAGAAGTCTCTGATTCCCGGCTGCCAAGAAAAGACGCTATCGAGAACTTTTTCACCCGTACCAAAACCGACACAGGTAGGCAGGAAGAGAATTCTAAGACGCGCGGAAGAACCTTTGTTAAGGAACTCGGCAAAATGACCCCGTAACTTCGGGAGAAGGGGTGCCGCGGAAAAAGTAGGCTATACGCTGAGGAAAACACGCGGTCGCAGAGAAGAGGCCCAAGCGACTGTTTACCAAAAACACAAGTATCTGCGAAGTCGCAAGACGAAGTATAGGTGCTGACACCTGCCCGGTGCTGGAAGGTTAAGGGGACGTGTAAGCGCAAGCGAAGCATGGAACTTAAGCCCCAGTAAACGGCGGCCGTAACTATAACGGTCCTAAGGTAGCGAAATTCCTTGTCGGGTAAGTTCCGACCCGCACGAAAGGTGTAACGATTTGGGCGCTGTCTCAACAAAGGATCCGGTGAAATTGTAGTAGTCGTGAAGATGCGACTTACCCACGCTAGGACGGAAAGACCCCATGGAGCTTTACTGCAGGCTGACATTGGATTTTGATTTGTGCTGTACAGGATAGGTGGGAGGCGAGGAACGCGGTTCGTCAGGGCCGCGGGAGCCATTGGTGGGATACCACCCTTTGCAGATTAGAACTCTAACGTCGAACCCTAAGCGGGTTTGCGGACACTGTCAGTTGGACAGTTTGACTGGGGCGGTCGCCTCCTAAAGAGTAACGGAGGCGTTCGAAGGTTCGCTCCGAATGGACGGAAACCATTCAAAGAGTATAAAGGCAAAAGCGAGCTTGACTGTGAGAGCCACAACTCGAACAGATACGAAAGTAGGACTTAGTGATCCGGTGGTACCGAGAGGAAGGGCCATCGCTTAACGGATAAAAGCTACCCTGGGGATAACAGGCTTATACCCCCCAAGAGTTCACATCGACGGGGGTGTTTGGCACCTCGATGTCGGCTCGTCTCATCCTGGAGCTGGAGCAGGTTCCAAGGGTTGGGCTGTTCGCCCATTAAAGAGGCACGCGAGCTGGGTTCAGAACGTCGTGAGACAGTTCGGTCCCTATCCAGCGTGGGCGTAGGAAATTTGCGGGGAGCTGTCCCTAGTACGAGAGGACCGGGATGGACGGACCAACGGTGAATCAGTTGTCCTGCCAAGGGCAGCGCTGAGTAGCTGCGTCCGGAAGGAATAAGCGCTGAAGGCATCTAAGCGCGAAGTCCTCCTCAAGATGAGATTTCTAAAAGAGACCACACAGAAAAGGTGGTAGATAGGCCGCAGGTGGAAGTGCAGCAATGCATGGAGCTGAGCGGTACTAAGCACTCGAGAATTTGACCGGAAATATCTTTCATGATGACGACCTAACCCGGTGAATGAGGTGCGAAGCACCGAATGAACCGCTGGTAGGTCGGGATGCAGTTTGCGAAGCAAACTGCGAACCTTGTGAAGAACCGCTGAGCCAGCGGCGCAGCCGCGCAGGCGGTCTTGACAGGAAAGTTTTCAGAGCGTACAATACAACAACAGAATGCGTGGAAGCGCATATATGGTGACAATGGCAAAGAGGATCCACCTGTTCCCATCTCGAACACAGAAGTTAAGCTCTTTTACGCCGATGGTACTTGGTTGGAGACGACCTGGGAGAGTAGGAAGTTGCCAAATAAAATAGGTGCTGAAAAGCACCTTCTATCGCGGGGTGGAGCAGCTGGCAGCTCGTCGGGCTCATAACCCGGAGGTCGTAGGTTCGAATCCTGCCCCCGCAACCATCTTAGAACATAGCCGTTGATACAATTTTCGTATCAGCGGCTGTTTTCTTTTTGGAATGCATTCAAAATCACCTTGTAATGCACATTGTTGATGTGTTAATAGAATTGTATCATTTCAGAAAAAAGAAAGGACAGGGAGCTAATGTTCTATACAAATTCAAAACGAGAGATAAGTTATTTCGGGTTTGAGGATGGCGAGGAAATTAAAAGGAAGCATCCTGACCCGAGCAAAGCGATTCAAAGCTTGAACGATTTGTTCGGACTACTGCTTAAAGCGTGGTCAAAGGAAACGGCATATCCCTCAAGTCAAAAGGATCCTAACTTCAATATCGATAACGATCCCACCTTTGGCCAATGTGCAATCACAGCGACACTTGTCTACGATTTGTTTGGTGGGAGCATTCATAAGGTTAACGTTTCCGGAGGTGGGACCCATTATTTCAATAGAATCAATGGTGGATACATTGATTTAACGAGTGATCAGTTTTCACTTTATGGAATTCCGTTGTCGTATGAACCTAATCAGGAAATTAGTCGTGAATATTGCGGAAAAAACCCCAATACCCTTAAACGATATAAACTATTGATAAAAAGCGTAGCAGATGAAATTGCGAGAATGGAATAGCGGAAGAAATGAGCGGAGCAGAATTCAGATTCTGCCCGGGATAGCAAGTAAAATCTCGCTGCCGTCTTTGAAGTGATAAAGTAAAGTGCTATCGCTGTTTACGGTCACCGTGTCCACAGTGCTCATCCAAAGTGTATTGCTGAACTTTATGGGCAGGATATCCGAGTCGAAGATGGAAAACATATAGCCGCTCAGAATCGAGCTTCGATGATTTTTATCCTCGATGGCGGACTGTGTTTCCTCAAACTCTGCCTGCAGGGATTCATAGCGGGAGACCTGCATGTCGTAGCGCTTTTGGTAGTCTTCCTGATCAAGTGCCCGAGTGGCATTTTCATTTACAATCCGCGAGATCATCTCCGCAACCACTTCCATCTCCTGTGAAAGGTCCTGAAGCCTTGCTTCTTCCTTAGAGCAATCCGTCAGTTCATCCTTTAGTTCACGGCAGTGAACCAGCAGCTTTTCTTTGTCGGCTAAAAGCAGGCTTAGTGCCTTTACAAAAGATTCCTGAATCTCCGCTCTCGGCCAGGCCGCTTTTCCGAGCGATGATTTCTTCTGATTTACGAAGGAAATCAGCGTCCAGCTCATGGTCCTCTATGAGAGAAAAGAGCAGCGCCATGAGCGATTGATCGCAAAGCACATTCTTTTTTACGTTGTCTTTTTCCATAGTGTTCACCCGGTAATAATCATCAGGCAGGGGAGCCGAGATGTATATACACAAGGCTCCCGAGCCTTAACCCTAGCTTGAAGCTATATTTATTTTCTTAACCCTATATTGAACATAGGGTTATTTGACCGTGAGCGTGCGGACGGCTTCCTGTCTTACCAGTTTTCCGTCCAGACGTTCATAGGCCGCATAGGCGACCTGTCCCTTATTTGAGAAAAGCTCAAATAAGGGCTTTATGGTCAGTTCCTGCCTTTGTAAGAGCCAGAAGTAGGAAAGGTCACCGAAGAGAAGTGGCTTTGTTCCGCTTGATGTGGCAGGTATGTAGGGGCTGGTGACTACAGGTTTTCCCAAGAGGGTATCGTGATCCTCCTGCCAGAGGGGATAGCCGCTTTGGTCTTTCTCCATACGAAGAGAAAAAGCGGTCTCGTCGCTCATAACCCAGATGGCATGTTTCCTATATTCCGGCTCAAGCGAGAAGTAGAGTGTAACTACATCATCAAAGCTGATTTTTCCTGTCTCAGCTGATGGGGTGGAATCGGCACTGTTTAGAAGTCCTAATGGTTCCTCAATTCCCGTTCCCGTGAGCAGGACTTTTTCTTCCGCTCTGGCAAAGCGTCTTGCAAAATCCCGCATCAGATAGGTGTCAAGGTCAAATTTTGTGTCTTTGACAAAGCGTAAAAGAAGTTTGGTTAGAGATGCGATTTTATAAAAATCATAAGCGATTTTCTTAAAATCATCGCTATCTGTAGGATAAAGCATTCCTTCACCGGTTACTTTGGCTTCTCCTGTTGAACAAACTGCAACGATGGTGCCCTCTGCCCAGTTAACAGCAGTTTTTGTTGCATACTTTCTAAAGAGGCAGTCTTCTTCCATCGCCTTATTAAAAATCTTTACATCAGATTCCGGAATAAGGTATCCGTTAGATATTTTGCTGTTCGCTTCTTTTAACATATAATTACTTGTGCTTTGGTTGCGAAGCATGTCCTGAAATTCCAATTTATAAGTGTTGGTGTTTAACATAGGTAAAATTCCTCCTGAAATTTGATTTTGGGGGTTAGTCCCCCGTTTGAATTGAACTTTTTTTGTACGGCGCCCATCGCCCGTTGCCGGAGAAACCCTCCCCCCGAGATTAGATGCCCCCTCCAGGTGCGAATCAGGGTGATCTACAGGTTTGACCACAGCGTTTTAGAGTTAGTCGATTTTTAGAATTTCCTTTTTGTAGCTGTATGTAGCAGGATTTTCTATAGAGTCCTATATTTCGCTTAAATAGAGGTAACTGAAAAAACCTGCTACATCTTGCAACACGACCTGTGTTCATGAGAGAAAGTCCTCCTCTGCATTTAGTCTGTACGCTAAAAGCATGGTGGTAGGATTGCCTCCGACATTAGGGCGCTTCCTTGCAATCTCCGCAACTTTACGAAGTTCGTGATTGAAGTTGCGATTGTTCTCAGGAAACAGTGCGTTTCTTACACACCAGACTCGATAAGCGTCATAGACTTGAGAAGTTCTCACTTCGGCACTTGAATCTTCAATTAGGGTTTCATCAATGAACTGTATGACCTTGTTGCTGTCACGGGCATAACTTGCTGTGGATTCAAGCACTGCTTTCGGCGGTTCTAAACCATCCTCAAGCAGCATTTGGTAACCTTCGAGCAACCAGTTTAAAATCGCACTCTGTACATCGGATTTGGCGAAGCGGTCCTTTAAGCTCTTATCCTGTTCGGACTCGTCAAAGTGCCGTTCAAAAGGAATAATGAGCACCCGACCGCTGGTAAATAGCGTCATATCGTTGACTGTGGGCAAGTAGTTGGTATTGATGTAAATCTTGAACTGCGGCTGAAAGTCAAAGCTGTTCTCATGCAGAAAGCGGGCGTTTAAGGTGTCGTTTCCCGTCATGGTTTTAACCTGTGCGGCATTTAAGAGAAGTCCTCGTCCGGGTTCTGAAATATTGGCTAATCGGATACCGACCAGTCTTGCGATATCCTCGCTGGGTGCCTGACTATTTGTGAAGCGCTTCTGTGCTATGGTTTCAGGTCTTACAGCTCTTCCGTAATCGCCTAAGACTTTGAGCACGCTTTCCATGAGCGTTCCCTTGCCGTTGCGACTGGTTTCGCCATAGAGGAAGAACAGGCACTCGTGCCGAGTATCGCCCGTAACGGCATAACCGAGAGATTTTTGAAGAAACTTTGCCTTATCAAGGTCACCGCTCATAATCTCATCGATATATTGTTCAAAGCGCTCTGAGCGCACTTCCGGCAGGTAGGATGCTCCAGCGATTTTACTGAGGTAGTCTGAATCACTGTGCTCTTTAAAATCCATTGTCCGCACATCGAGTGTGCCGTTTTGACAGTTCAGGAGATAACGATCCTGATCAAAGGTATTGAACGGCAAAGGATAAACGCTCTGGGCTTCTTTGAGATAGGTTTCCCGGAATCGGCGCTGTTGCCATTTGCCGCATTCTTTGAGGAAGCTTGTCCTGAGATGCTCTTCATTGATGGTGAGGGTGTATTGCAGAAGGCCGTCCGCTAAACTCTTGCACAGCTCCAT
This genomic window contains:
- a CDS encoding phage major capsid protein — its product is MLNTNTYKLEFQDMLRNQSTSNYMLKEANSKISNGYLIPESDVKIFNKAMEEDCLFRKYATKTAVNWAEGTIVAVCSTGEAKVTGEGMLYPTDSDDFKKIAYDFYKIASLTKLLLRFVKDTKFDLDTYLMRDFARRFARAEEKVLLTGTGIEEPLGLLNSADSTPSAETGKISFDDVVTLYFSLEPEYRKHAIWVMSDETAFSLRMEKDQSGYPLWQEDHDTLLGKPVVTSPYIPATSSGTKPLLFGDLSYFWLLQRQELTIKPLFELFSNKGQVAYAAYERLDGKLVRQEAVRTLTVK
- a CDS encoding phage/plasmid primase, P4 family, with the translated sequence MGTLKAMELCKSLADGLLQYTLTINEEHLRTSFLKECGKWQQRRFRETYLKEAQSVYPLPFNTFDQDRYLLNCQNGTLDVRTMDFKEHSDSDYLSKIAGASYLPEVRSERFEQYIDEIMSGDLDKAKFLQKSLGYAVTGDTRHECLFFLYGETSRNGKGTLMESVLKVLGDYGRAVRPETIAQKRFTNSQAPSEDIARLVGIRLANISEPGRGLLLNAAQVKTMTGNDTLNARFLHENSFDFQPQFKIYINTNYLPTVNDMTLFTSGRVLIIPFERHFDESEQDKSLKDRFAKSDVQSAILNWLLEGYQMLLEDGLEPPKAVLESTASYARDSNKVIQFIDETLIEDSSAEVRTSQVYDAYRVWCVRNALFPENNRNFNHELRKVAEIARKRPNVGGNPTTMLLAYRLNAEEDFLS